A stretch of Cicer arietinum cultivar CDC Frontier isolate Library 1 chromosome 5, Cicar.CDCFrontier_v2.0, whole genome shotgun sequence DNA encodes these proteins:
- the LOC101514596 gene encoding uncharacterized protein, protein MKDHAREKNNVDKTEKKPITTPTPLPSKLERNHSLDAEPKTLLQEEINLAREAALKIINTHPKEEALKIFLKGLVPVTSSKQGEEEAVMSDCEDYDVDDDE, encoded by the exons ATGAAGGACCACGCAAGAGAGAAAAACAATGTTGACAAAACTGAGAAGAAGCCAATAACAACACCGACGCCTCTTCCTTCTAAACTTGAAAGAAACCATTCTCTGGATGCTGAACCTAAAACATTACTTCAAGAAGAAATCAATTTAGCCAGG GAGGCAGCTTTGAAAATCATCAACACTCATCCCAAGGAGGAAGCTttgaaaatattcttaaaa GGGTTGGTGCCAGTGACAAGTTCTAAACAGGGGGAGGAGGAAGCTGTTATGTCCGATTGCGAAGATTATGACGTTGATGATGATGAATGA